The Labrus mixtus chromosome 16, fLabMix1.1, whole genome shotgun sequence genome window below encodes:
- the cdca5 gene encoding sororin — protein sequence MDERELKVKMGDHNDVNCSQRRRSPRLSSPQADFSKMALVKRSITVRKIAPRKTVAPSENNKENTPRRSGSEEVQKTKPKVSTPGVIPHRRGSTSAKKTAAMPSPILSSSPPPPPPAADPVDPVWSQKVRRSYSRLSSPDSRDNMFGFERMNTPEVVKRVQRSKPGLELLSGSTSGLNSFTSLIEAEVCAPEVDTNIPGVLLVKEKKRRRKVQQIGTTEMDALAAQMNAEFEEAEVFELFVE from the coding sequence ATGGACGAAAGGGAGCTTAAAGTGAAAATGGGAGATCATAACGATGTGAATTGCTCGCAGAGGAGACGGTCACCGCGGTTGAGTTCTCCTCAGGCTGACTTCAGCAAAATGGCGCTGGTTAAACGCTCCATCACTGTGAGGAAAATAGCGCCCAGGAAAACAGTCGCGCCGTCGGAGAACAATAAGGAGAACACCCCGAGGCGGTCTGGGTCAGAAGAGGTCCAGAAGACGAAGCCTAAGGTGTCCACTCCAGGTGTTATACCGCACCGTAGGGGGTCCACCTCGGCCAAGAAGACGGCCGCCATGCCCTCGCCCATCCTCTcgtcttcacctcctcctcctccgccggCTGCAGATCCAGTGGACCCGGTGTGGTCGCAGAAGGTGCGCAGGTCCTACAGCAGGCTGAGCAGCCCCGACTCCAGGGACAACATGTTCGGCTTTGAGAGGATGAACACCCCGGAGGTCGTCAAGAGGGTCCAACGATCCAAACCGGGTCTGGAGCTTCTTTCTGGATCCACATCTGGCCTGAACTCTTTCACATCGCTGATCGAGGCGGAGGTCTGCGCCCCCGAGGTGGACACAAACATCCCGGGAGTGCTTTTagtgaaggagaaaaagaggaggaggaaggtccAGCAGATCGGCACCACAGAGATGGACGCGCTGGCTGCTCAGATGAACGCTGAGTTTGAGGAGGCTGAGGTGTTTGAGTTGTTCGTGGAGTAG